CGCAGCCTGGGCCGGCGTCCCTCCATCCGCACGGAGCAGCACGACTCTCGCTGGCTCAACGGTCagtgctgggcactgggagggtggggcacagggaggccactggcacagcagtgctgctgcctggaggCATCAGGGCAAGGACTCCTCCAGGCTCAGATATGTCTTTACTGCCTCCTGAGGGTGATTTCAGGGCTTCGTGTGTTGCCTCCAGACCCTCAATGTCTGGTGGAGTCCCATCCTCACTATgcctctactctgcagctgggcaggGTTGGTTCTGCACCctcccctgggaccccaacaggtgctccaggGTCCCTGGGGAGCACAGCCAGTGGAGGCATTGGAAGCAccacccctctgtccccagagccCAAGTTCGTGGCTGTTTTTTTGGTGCCGGAGAGTGAGGACCCCGACGATGACAAGATCTACTTCTTCTTCCGTGAGACGGCGGTGGAAcggcagcaggggctgggcaagACCAGCTTCGCCCGCATCGGCCAAATCTGCCGGGTGAGAGCGGGCACGGGCaggggggctggggccagggtgcccaggggtgccacctgctgctgctgctgctgctgacaccgGTGTCCCCCTTGCCCTGGCAGAACGACATGGGCGGGCAGCGCAGCCTGGTGAACAAGTGGACGACATTCCTGAAGGCTCGGCTGGTGTGCGCTGTGCCAGGGCCCGACGGGGCAGACACCCACTTTGATGAGCTCCGTGAGTGAACGGGGATGCGGCCCCAGCAGTGCAGCTtgggcagcactggcagcactgaTGCCTTCCCTGCTTGCAGGGGATGTTTTCCTGTTGCAGACAAGAGACAAGCGCAACCCTCTGATCTACGCCCTCTTCTCCACCTCCAGGTCgagccccttccccagcacccTGCACATACCCAGCGGTGCCCCCCCTTGCCCTCTCACATCtttcccctctctctcccatcaGCTCTGTTTTCCAAGGCTCAGCTGTCTGTGTCTACACCATGGCTGACATCCGCCGGGCTTTCCTGGGCCCCTTTGCACACAAGGAAGGTCCCAACTACCAGTGGGTGTCATACCAGGGCCGGGTGCCATACCCCCGCCCAGGCATGGTACGTGGAGTAGGGGTGTCCTGGCTGCTGCCACCACTGGGATGCCACTACGTGGGGTGGGGACATGGGCTGTGAGACCCTGCTTAGCCACTGCTGtctccctgcagtgccccagcAAAACCTTCGGCACCTTTGGCTCCACCAAGGACTTCCCAGACGAGGTGATTCAGTTTGCCCGTCACCACCCACTGATGTACAACCCTGTCCTGCCCCATGGCCAGCGCCCCCTGTTCCTGCAAGCCACCGTGCCCTACACTTTCACCCGCATAGCTGTGGACCGTGTCACCGCTGCCGATGGCCACTACGACGTCCTCTTCATTGGCACAGGCACGTGGTGACCCTAGGGATGGGGCAGTGAGGGAGAGCGGGCAGATGCTGGGGCTGGGACCTGTGGCCTCACCCCTCCCTGCCTGCAGATGTGGGCACAGTGCTGAAGGTGGTCTCAGTGCCCAAGGAGAGCTGGCACCGCatggagccgctgctgctggaggagctgcaggtctTCCAGGTGAGGGTCAGGGTTCCACATCCCACCAGTCAGACTTCCCTGCAGCATCCCCATGTGCTGTCCATGCTCTGGGTTGCATGTGGGAGCCAGGATGCTGCATCCCTAGGCTGCCCCGTTCACCCTTAACTCCTGCCCATGCTCTGCCCACAGGATTCCTCCCCCATCATCAGCCTGCAGCTCTCCTCCAAGCGGGTAAGGGGGACCCCTGGGCATTCCCAGGTCCACCATGGCTCTGCCTAGCCCCGTGCCACAGCACGGGGTgctcagctctgctcttcccCCAGCATCAGCTCTACGCTGGCTCAACCACAGCGCtggcccagctgcccctgcaCCGCTGCAGCGCCTATGGCAAAGCCTGTGCCGAGTGCTGCCTGGCCCGGGACCCGTACTGCGCCTGGGATGGCAACACCTGCACCCGCTACGTGCCCAACACCAAGAGGTAGGTGCCATGCCGTGCCGGGAcgcagtgctggggcagccagcctgctCCCAGGCCATGGCGAGGAGCACGGTCaggctgtgcagcccctgctcctccaTCGCCCTCCCACAGGCGTTTCCGCCGGCAGGACGTCCGCAACGGGGACCCCAACGTGCTCTGCTCTGAAGGTGAGCTGGGACCAGCCCGAGTCTGGGGCTGCCCTGCCGTGGTGGAGGCTGAcagccaggctgtgtccccacagATCCCAGGCGGGACACCGTGCCCCAGAAGCAGCTCTATGGGGTGGAGGGAAGCACCGTCTTTCTGGAGtgcatccccaaatccctgcaagCCCACATCCTCTGGACATACCAGCGCACCCTGAATGATCCTCAGCGAGAGGTAGGCTCTCCCCGGCCAGGTACCGCCGGtggggccgtgccgtgccgtgccgtgccgagctGACCGCCCATCCCCGCGGGTACTGCAGGTGCAGATGGACGAGCGGGTGGTGCGGACGGAGCGGGGTGTCTTGCTGCGCAGCGTGCAGCGCTCCGACGCCGGCCTCTACCTCTGCCACGCCACGGAGCACGGCTTCACGCAGCCCCTGCTGCGGCTCTCTCTGGAGGTGATCGGCACCGGGCAGGCCACGGGCGCGGCGTCTGCCGGGGACCCCCAGCTCGCCGCCGGGATCCCCGGCCGCAAGGTCTGGTACCGGGACTTCCTCCAGCTGGTGGAGCGCCCGCCGCTGGGAGCCACGGACAAGGCGTGCCAGAGGCTGTGGAGCCGGGGCAGACCCCCGGcgccggcccgcagccccgccgggccccccGGCCGCGGGCAGGGCTCGGAGCCGCGCCGGGCCCGCCGCCGGCGCACCCACGAGGGGCCGCGGGCAGAGCGGGGGCCCCGCAGCGCATCCCCCTGGTGACCCGGGCGCCGGCCCCGGGCGCCGGGCTCTGCCTAGGAGCGGGGCCGCGGGGGCACTGCCGGGGGCTGGCAGCGGCTCCGGGGCCGCAGGAGGGCAGCCGGGCTGAGCCGCCCCCCGAGGGGCTGCCGAGCGCCCTTGCCACCGGCTGCAACACCGGTGGGGACCCAGCCGGCTGCCGGCATCGCAGAGTCACCGAAATATTTATTAACGACTGTTACTATGAATGTAAACTGCGGGGCCAGGCGGTGCCCCCCCAGCACGGCACTGCGGGAGGACGGCACAGCAGGGTCACGCTCGGGTCCCGAAAGGGCCACGGGCAGCAGTGGGGGCACGGAGGGGCAGCACAGGCACTGGTGGGACGCAGGAGGAGGGGGCATAAAGGGGAGACGTTGGGGGGCATAAAGGTGGCACCCACTGCTCTGGGTGTAGAACAGTGGCACAGGGGACCTTGTACTAATTGAGCACAATAAAGCAGATTCAGCCGCCCAGGCTCCCGCGTCTGACCCAGAGCCCCAGAAGCGCTCAGGGGCAGCCCGGTGCCCCACAGCACAGACCCACTCAGGCACCCAAGCCTGGAGGGGTGGGATGCCTGGCAACACTGGAGGGCTGAGGGGAGACAAGACCTGCAGGGACATTGCCAAGATTGATGGGTTTTCCCCAGACTTCCAGCTGCCCGTGCTTTCAGCTCCACTTTGCTTTCTGGAAGATGAAAACCAAACTTCCCCGGTGCCAGCAGGCAGCAATTAAGGCAGTGACCGAAGGTGACCTCGGAGTCTGCTGCCTCCTGCTGTCTGTGCTGGCATCAGGACCCCTGGTGGCACTGGCCATGTCCCACGGCCTGCAGTGACACCATGCTACCAGCACAAACCATGTCCCAGCGCTGGTTGCCCCCCAGCCTGAGCACAGGCAGGCAGTGgtgcaggcaggagcaggcagataAAGCAGATGGTTTTTTCTCCTGAGGTCCAGCTGGCAGCAGGCTGGCATTCTTCACCCCACCAGGCACCCTGGGGTCAGGGAGCACTGCTTTACTgcacctctgtgtccctgtgccatcccGGCAGCTTGTGGCATTGAGGTCCCCCCTCAAAGTGTTGGCGACCCCAACCCCTTTGACTACCCCACGTGACACTTGTCACTGTCCCCAACAGAGCAAGCAGCACAAGGATCTAGTAAGTATTTATTTCCAGCATACAGGAGGGTACACGGGCATGGGCTGGTGCTGAGGGCAGTGCTCAGGAGGTCaagcaggcagggagctgggggagctgggggccTGCGCCCCCCCGGAGCCGCAGGAGCATGTAGATTGTGCTCATGGGCCTGATGTCGTAGTGCTGCAGCGTGTGCtggtcctgcagctccctggagcCGTAGGTCAGGCGCTGCTCGTTGGCAGAGGGCCCCTGCCGGGCCTGGATCTGCTCCTTCAGCTGTCGGACGGTGTCGGTGGGCAGCACCGTGTAGGTCGTGGTCCGGTTCTTATCGTCCTTGACCAGGACCTGCATCTTCTGGAGCTCggtctgcagcagcaccagcgtGGTGTTGTAGAAGATGCTGTGCGTGGCCAGGGTATCGCTGTCCTGCAGGGTGATGTTgttcctgcctggctcctgctgtgccaggcgCTGTTGGTATGGGGAGATGCCCCAGCTCCGGTGGATCATGTCCTTCAGCTGCCCGATGGTGGTGTAGGGGCTGACACGCTGCGTCAGCCTGGTGCCTGACAGCTGCATCACCTCAATGGTCACGGGccgggctggctgcagggacGGGAGAGTGGGTGGGCaaagacagcagggacaggggtgggggACAAGATGCTCACAGGGTCAAGCAGCCTTACCTGCACATTCCAGGGCTGGACGTTTGCAAGGCAGGGCAGTGAGCGGCAGTAGCTGGCAGCTGCCTGCGCCATCAAGTTCCAGTCCTTGTCTTGGCCCAGGATccccgtggggtcagcagggtcCAGGATGACAGGGCTGCAAACACAGAGTGGGCattgctgtcagccctgggcaGTACCATGGGGCCAGCAGGCACAATCCCACTGGGCACAGTCCTCACCGGGGACTGCTCAGCAAGCCCTTAACGTGGGCACCGATGTCTCTGTGCTGCAGTGAGTAGTACTTCTCCCAGTAGATGCAGATGTCCCGGTGCcggcccagcagctccagcactgtgCGGAAGCCCTGAGCCATGTCAAAGATGCAGGAGGAGCCTGTGCCCTCCTCCCAGGCATAGATGGTCAGCAGCTCCAGGGCATACTTAGGGGGCAGGTGTGCATCGGGGTACTGTGGATTCAGCAGCTGGGGAGAAGAACAGATGGAGGTgagagctggctgggatgggtGTCTGTTGGGAACTGGGAAAGCTGGGCAGCCCTCACCTTCTTGTACCAGTACTTGACCAGGCGCAGGAGGTCCTTCAGCTTGGCAGGGCGATGCTTCACAAACAGCTTCTGCAGCTCAGTGAAGCAGGGGGAAAACTCCCCGGGCTGGCTGTCGGCATGCAGGAGCCTCACATACACTTCTGGGTTTGGTGGGGCATCCTGGGTCACCTGCCCTGTGGGGTgagaaggagggggagaagaaGGGTGAGAGCCATCCCAGCACTGACAccactgcctgtccctgtgccagcctgcAGCCCTTACCCAAAGCATCATAGGCAGGCAGGATGTCCACATCAATGGACTCTCCGGTCTCCGGGGAGGACagagaaaggctgagggagcgcGGTGTGCTGTCAGGACCTTTGTACCTGGGCTCACCAATGCACACATCGAACTGCAAGCTCTCCCTGCAGTCCTTCAGCCTTATCATGATCAAATCCAGGATAACCCTTCTGTTGTTCCTCTGGTCCTCGTAGCTGGGTAAGCAGCTGAGGAAGAGCACCACATCAGCATCAGAGCTGTTCTTCAGAGCTGTGCCCTTTCCTGCTGATCCACCCTGCAGAGAGAGGCCCTGCTTGCTCAGCACCACTGCCAGCACCAGGATCGGCTGCCACCACtcctggagctgccaagggaaactgaggcagggcaggagctggagcatgGAGCAGTGGGAAGGGTGGCAGCAGGGGTGTCAGCTAGCCCCCAAGTTGGGCAGCACTCACCTTGACGGTCTTTTGGACGTGGATATTATCCTCAAAGCACTTCCTCTTCAGGAATTCACAGATTTTCCACACTGTCCCCTTCACCTGCGCAGAGAACTCCGGGCTGGGCTGCAGGGTTCTGGCGATCCAGCCATCCAGCTCCCTGGCAGTCACTGTTCTCAGTCCGTCCATGGATGCCGCCGGGTCCACATCCATCCTGACAGCTGTATCGCTCCCTTTGCCCTCTTCTGGTTTGCTGCCTCTTACCTCTACTCCTGCCCGCAGCACCCCACCCTCACAGGCTGCTTCTGCCGGCAGCAGCTTTTAAACCTTCCCGGGCCGCCGCCCCGATGCGTCACGGCGGGGAACTTAAGGTGGCCCCTGGTCGTTTCCCCGGGATGCTCCGGGTGTCTCCGGTGCCACCCTgcgggggctgggaggggactgcGGTCACCCTGACACCCAGCTCGGCTGGCCGTGGCAGAGAGGCAGCAGCCTGCAGGCTGGCCCTGGGGTGCCGTGGGGCTCATGGGCCGGTGCCTTCGGTGACACAGGGTCTCACAGCCCCGTGCCTTCGGTGACACAGGGTCTCCCCTGacaggcagagccccagtgtccaggctggggcacagccagcgctGGGACGCGGCTCACGCTGTGCCATGGTGTGAGCAGGGGCAAGGGATGTGGCAGTGCCACCACGGGCAATGGAATgaggctgtccccagtgccagcagatgCCCGGCACCGCTGCAGGCAATGAGATGCAGACATAGCCAGTTTCTCCGAGGCTCCTGGTGGCAGCACCGTCGGTGGGACACGGCTgatgctggcatccccagggagGCTGTGCCGTCCCCTGCAGGGGGATGCGGCCGGTGCAGCGCCAGCAGAGCCCCCGGAGCCCCTCGACGCCGGGAGCAGGCAGTACGTGTGGGATGTTTCAGCCCGTGCTGCCTTAAACCGGGAGATCGGGAGTTTCGGTTTCTGTTCCCGACGCAATTTTCAGTTTCTGGCTCTGCCAAGCTGGAAACGAAAGTGCGAAGGAGCCCGCGAGTGCCCCCGTGGCCCAAATAAACAGGGAAGAGCCAAATGACAGAAACACACCTGGGAGCTCGGCTCGGGGCCAGGCGGATGGGCGGGGGCTGTAACAGAGCGGGAAAGAGCAAAAAGGGGCAGGGAGTCGGGACATGGGCAGGAGAcaggcagaggctggggagagggaggcagggagggaggagaagggatggggacaaggatggggcagggaaagggcagcagcaggggcagggataTGAAGAAGAGGGAGATAGGGTCCATTTGGGGTCAGGGATTGGGACAGGGGTACAGATAGAACAGAGGGGAGATGGGCAGGGTTACAGGAATACAGTCAGGAGAAGGGACAAGGACAGGAGTAGAGATACTGGATATTAGgagaaagttttttacagaaagagtgataaagtactggggacatggtggagtcaccatccctggatgtgtttaaaaaaaggctggatgtgccatggtttagttgaggtgttagggctgggtAGGACTTGGTGATatcaaaggtctcttccaaccctgtgattctgtgattggcagcagcagcaatggccaggtcagggatgcaggcaggagcagggaggggtgTCCCTGAGTCTTGGGTGACAACAAGGCAGGAAtacaggcaggggcagggatattaggaggagaggcagggaggggaccagcactggggacagggttacaggcaggggcagagctgtgggcagggacaggtgTCATGAGAATTTCACACCTGAGGAGCAAGGCCAGGACACCAAGGTGAGCATGACAAGAGATGTTCTTTATTCAcacccagggggtgtcccagccaaACAGAGGCACCCCGAATGTGGTTCACATGTGGGTCTCACACCCTACAAGTGTTGGGGTACAACAAGGCTCCACAGATTGCCTGCTTGTCCCCATGGCTTTGTAAAGCCAGTGCAATTTGTGGCTTTGGCATCCTCCTTTCCTCGTTCTGGAGTCAGTCTCACTATGCCAAGGGGTGCCTATCT
This region of Melospiza melodia melodia isolate bMelMel2 chromosome 10, bMelMel2.pri, whole genome shotgun sequence genomic DNA includes:
- the LOC134422499 gene encoding 2'-5'-oligoadenylate synthase 1-like; translation: MDVDPAASMDGLRTVTARELDGWIARTLQPSPEFSAQVKGTVWKICEFLKRKCFEDNIHVQKTVKGGSAGKGTALKNSSDADVVLFLSCLPSYEDQRNNRRVILDLIMIRLKDCRESLQFDVCIGEPRYKGPDSTPRSLSLSLSSPETGESIDVDILPAYDALGQVTQDAPPNPEVYVRLLHADSQPGEFSPCFTELQKLFVKHRPAKLKDLLRLVKYWYKKLLNPQYPDAHLPPKYALELLTIYAWEEGTGSSCIFDMAQGFRTVLELLGRHRDICIYWEKYYSLQHRDIGAHVKGLLSSPRPVILDPADPTGILGQDKDWNLMAQAAASYCRSLPCLANVQPWNVQPARPVTIEVMQLSGTRLTQRVSPYTTIGQLKDMIHRSWGISPYQQRLAQQEPGRNNITLQDSDTLATHSIFYNTTLVLLQTELQKMQVLVKDDKNRTTTYTVLPTDTVRQLKEQIQARQGPSANEQRLTYGSRELQDQHTLQHYDIRPMSTIYMLLRLRGGAGPQLPQLPACLTS
- the SEMA3B gene encoding LOW QUALITY PROTEIN: semaphorin-3B (The sequence of the model RefSeq protein was modified relative to this genomic sequence to represent the inferred CDS: inserted 1 base in 1 codon); this translates as MRLKQPQPSRELVTHLPRTNEASPAARPSDRRGAXPRPHGSHGGSGARGATSQSPAMSRTLLLLLLLLRGLSAGRPPAAATPRLKLSFPELRARHGLHLFSLEHSCCYEALLLDEERGRLFVGAKNHLLSLALDDISQRGRKIYWPAPVEWREECNWAGKDITAECMNFVKILHPYNRTHLYACGTGAFHPVCAFIEAGQHAEEPVFKLDPHHTEDGKGKSPYDPRHTAASVLVGEELYSGVATDLMGRDFTIFRSLGRRPSIRTEQHDSRWLNEPKFVAVFLVPESEDPDDDKIYFFFRETAVERQQGLGKTSFARIGQICRNDMGGQRSLVNKWTTFLKARLVCAVPGPDGADTHFDELRDVFLLQTRDKRNPLIYALFSTSSSVFQGSAVCVYTMADIRRAFLGPFAHKEGPNYQWVSYQGRVPYPRPGMCPSKTFGTFGSTKDFPDEVIQFARHHPLMYNPVLPHGQRPLFLQATVPYTFTRIAVDRVTAADGHYDVLFIGTDVGTVLKVVSVPKESWHRMEPLLLEELQVFQDSSPIISLQLSSKRHQLYAGSTTALAQLPLHRCSAYGKACAECCLARDPYCAWDGNTCTRYVPNTKRRFRRQDVRNGDPNVLCSEDPRRDTVPQKQLYGVEGSTVFLECIPKSLQAHILWTYQRTLNDPQREVQMDERVVRTERGVLLRSVQRSDAGLYLCHATEHGFTQPLLRLSLEVIGTGQATGAASAGDPQLAAGIPGRKVWYRDFLQLVERPPLGATDKACQRLWSRGRPPAPARSPAGPPGRGQGSEPRRARRRRTHEGPRAERGPRSASPW